In one Streptomyces sp. NBC_01288 genomic region, the following are encoded:
- a CDS encoding PAS domain-containing protein — translation MSASRRSGTTDELGPDEPERDGGPEGVGGSDLLAALLDGMDAALCAFDADGVLTHWNREAERILGWTAAEAVGRQGLAGWAVRSADAEEVEGRLMSAMQAPGRQVNEFALLTKDGGRVLVRTQSAAVRGPDGKPAGVYCAFSEVHAQIDLERSIALSEALFEDASWGVVLVDADLRPAVVNSHAARALGTGRTSVLGRPLGELLAQGVEELEAALTHVLAEGAPPAPAEIWVSVRTPEGNLRRCWRSGFLRLASPLTEEPVPLGVGWLFQDVTEAKQLEQEASLLRFRAQQLHRAARAAAECEDPRDAATVHLDFALAGFADHALIDRVAGGSLNDSEGLRSGTAVVRLIRVAATPTGAPGPSLLTGAAGLPVRYGEGHPALQCVERVGSVRASIGTAPPEQAREWARVRQWPTDAVHALCAVLRSRGRTLGVVTFLRGAGRSQFERSDSIYAEDVAVRIAAALDLAEAAGEK, via the coding sequence GTGAGTGCTTCCCGGCGTAGTGGGACCACCGATGAGTTGGGTCCCGACGAGCCCGAGCGGGACGGTGGGCCCGAAGGGGTCGGCGGCTCCGATCTGTTGGCCGCGTTGCTGGACGGGATGGACGCGGCGCTGTGTGCCTTCGACGCGGACGGGGTGCTGACGCACTGGAACCGCGAGGCGGAGCGCATCCTCGGCTGGACCGCGGCCGAGGCCGTGGGGCGGCAGGGGCTGGCCGGGTGGGCCGTACGGAGTGCGGACGCCGAGGAGGTCGAGGGGCGGCTCATGTCCGCCATGCAGGCGCCCGGGCGGCAGGTCAATGAGTTCGCTCTGCTGACCAAGGACGGTGGGCGGGTGCTTGTGCGGACCCAGTCCGCCGCCGTGCGCGGGCCCGACGGGAAGCCCGCCGGGGTCTACTGCGCCTTCAGTGAAGTGCATGCCCAGATCGACCTTGAGCGGTCGATTGCCCTGAGTGAGGCGTTGTTCGAGGACGCCTCCTGGGGGGTCGTGCTCGTCGATGCCGATCTGCGGCCCGCCGTCGTCAACTCTCATGCCGCTCGTGCGCTCGGTACCGGGCGCACCTCCGTGCTCGGGCGGCCTCTTGGTGAGCTGCTCGCCCAAGGTGTCGAGGAGTTGGAGGCCGCGCTCACGCACGTGCTCGCCGAGGGTGCGCCGCCTGCTCCCGCGGAGATCTGGGTGAGCGTACGGACGCCGGAGGGCAATCTCCGGCGGTGCTGGCGGAGTGGCTTCCTGCGGCTCGCCTCGCCGCTCACCGAGGAACCGGTGCCGCTCGGCGTCGGCTGGCTCTTCCAGGACGTCACCGAGGCCAAGCAGCTGGAGCAGGAGGCGTCGTTGCTGCGCTTCCGTGCCCAGCAACTGCACCGCGCCGCCCGCGCCGCCGCCGAGTGCGAGGACCCGCGCGACGCGGCGACCGTCCACCTCGACTTCGCCCTCGCCGGCTTCGCCGACCACGCCCTCATCGACCGGGTCGCGGGCGGATCGTTGAACGATAGTGAGGGCCTACGTAGTGGTACGGCGGTCGTACGACTCATTCGGGTCGCCGCTACGCCCACGGGCGCACCAGGCCCCAGCCTCCTCACCGGCGCCGCCGGGCTGCCCGTGCGCTACGGAGAGGGGCATCCCGCCCTGCAGTGCGTCGAACGCGTCGGCTCCGTGCGGGCCAGTATCGGCACCGCCCCGCCCGAGCAGGCCCGCGAGTGGGCCCGGGTCAGGCAGTGGCCCACGGACGCCGTGCACGCCCTGTGCGCGGTGCTGCGCAGCCGGGGGCGGACCCTGGGCGTCGTGACGTTCCTACGGGGCGCCGGGCGCAGCCAGTTCGAACGGTCCGACTCGATCTACGCCGAGGATGTCGCCGTACGGATCGCGGCCGCGCTGGACCTGGCGGAGGCGGCGGGCGAGAAATGA
- a CDS encoding SIS domain-containing protein, producing MSDRTPAGQFFDAAITLLQRVRDEEADSVQAAGTLLADTVADGGRLFAFGAGHSSLAAQDVVYRAGGLALMNLLTVPGVVGVDVMPATLGSALERVDGLASVVLETSPLRSGDALVIISLSGRNALPVEMAMKARSLGVRVIGVTSVAYASETTSRHVSGTYLKDHCDVVLDSKIAIGDAELTLDTIPAPFAPASTVVTSALLQAVMATAAATLADRGIEPPLLRSGNVDGGHEWNGRVFEEYRDRIFYQY from the coding sequence ATGAGCGACCGTACGCCGGCCGGCCAGTTCTTCGACGCCGCGATCACCCTCCTCCAGCGGGTCCGCGACGAAGAGGCCGACTCCGTCCAGGCGGCCGGCACGCTCCTCGCGGACACCGTCGCCGACGGCGGGCGCCTCTTCGCCTTCGGTGCCGGACACTCCTCCCTCGCGGCCCAGGACGTCGTCTACCGCGCGGGCGGGCTCGCCCTGATGAACCTGCTCACCGTCCCCGGAGTCGTCGGCGTCGACGTCATGCCGGCCACGCTGGGCTCCGCCCTGGAGCGCGTCGACGGCCTCGCGAGCGTCGTCCTGGAGACGTCACCGCTGCGCTCCGGCGACGCCCTGGTGATCATCTCGCTGTCCGGGCGCAACGCGCTCCCCGTGGAGATGGCCATGAAGGCCCGCTCCCTCGGCGTACGGGTCATCGGCGTGACGTCGGTGGCGTACGCCTCGGAGACGACGTCACGGCACGTCTCCGGGACGTACCTGAAGGACCACTGCGACGTGGTCCTCGACTCGAAGATCGCGATCGGCGACGCGGAACTCACCCTCGACACCATCCCGGCCCCCTTCGCCCCCGCCTCCACTGTCGTCACCTCCGCCCTCCTCCAGGCGGTCATGGCGACGGCGGCGGCGACCCTGGCCGACCGCGGCATCGAGCCGCCGCTGCTGCGCTCCGGGAACGTGGACGGCGGCCACGAGTGGAACGGCCGGGTGTTCGAGGAGTACCGGGACCGGATCTTCTACCAGTACTGA
- a CDS encoding metal-dependent transcriptional regulator — MSGLIDTTEMYLRTILELEEEGVVPMRARIAERLDQSGPTVSQTVARMERDGLVAVASDRHLELTDEGRRLATRVMRKHRLAECLLVDVIGLEWEQVHAEACRWEHVMSEAVERRVLELLRHPTESPYGNPIPGLEELGEKDGADPFLDEGMVSLADLDPGVDGKTVVVRRIGEPIQTDAQLMYTLRRAGVQPGSVVSVTESAGGVLVGSGGEAAELESEIASHVFVAKR; from the coding sequence ATGTCCGGACTGATCGACACCACGGAGATGTATCTCCGCACCATCCTTGAGCTTGAGGAGGAAGGTGTGGTCCCCATGCGCGCCCGCATCGCCGAGCGGCTCGACCAGAGCGGGCCCACGGTGAGCCAGACGGTGGCGCGCATGGAGCGCGACGGCCTGGTGGCCGTGGCGAGCGACCGCCACCTGGAGCTGACCGACGAGGGCCGTCGGCTCGCCACACGCGTGATGCGCAAGCACCGCCTCGCCGAGTGTCTGCTCGTCGACGTGATCGGCCTGGAGTGGGAGCAGGTGCACGCCGAGGCCTGCCGCTGGGAGCACGTGATGAGCGAGGCCGTGGAGCGCCGCGTCCTTGAGCTGCTGCGTCACCCCACGGAGTCGCCGTACGGCAATCCGATCCCCGGGCTCGAAGAGCTGGGCGAGAAGGACGGGGCCGACCCGTTCCTGGACGAGGGCATGGTGTCGCTGGCCGACCTCGACCCGGGTGTCGACGGCAAGACCGTCGTCGTACGGCGGATCGGCGAGCCCATCCAGACGGACGCGCAGCTGATGTACACGCTGCGCCGCGCGGGCGTGCAGCCCGGCTCGGTGGTGAGCGTGACGGAGTCGGCGGGCGGGGTGCTGGTGGGCAGCGGCGGTGAGGCGGCCGAGCTGGAGTCGGAGATCGCCTCGCACGTGTTCGTGGCCAAGCGCTGA
- a CDS encoding alpha/beta fold hydrolase, with product MARRIDVTGAGGVRLAAWEFADPPKSGEIERAPGVLLLHGLMGRASHWASTARWLSERHRAVALDQRGHGQSDKPPRAAFTREAYVEDAEAALEQLGLAPVVLIGHAMGALTAWQLAAKRPDLVRGLIICDMRASALGAASQREWADWFESWPVPFATLADVRKWFGEDDPWVERPNPSRGEFYAEVMHESPDGWRPVFEPEQMLKSRETWVYDAHWEELAQVQCPALVVRGLDGELGRAEAQEMVRVLPRGEYAEVADAGHLVHYDQPEAWRAAIEPFLDGVLV from the coding sequence ATGGCGCGGCGCATCGACGTGACCGGAGCAGGCGGCGTACGCCTGGCCGCATGGGAGTTCGCGGACCCGCCCAAGTCGGGGGAGATCGAGCGGGCACCCGGAGTTCTGTTACTGCACGGCCTGATGGGCCGTGCCTCGCACTGGGCGTCCACCGCCCGCTGGCTCTCCGAACGGCACCGCGCCGTCGCCCTCGACCAGCGCGGCCACGGCCAGAGCGACAAGCCGCCCCGGGCGGCCTTCACCCGCGAGGCCTACGTCGAGGACGCGGAGGCGGCGCTGGAGCAGCTGGGGCTCGCTCCGGTCGTCCTCATCGGCCACGCGATGGGCGCGCTCACGGCGTGGCAGCTCGCGGCGAAACGGCCCGATCTGGTGCGGGGGTTGATCATCTGCGACATGCGGGCGTCCGCGCTGGGCGCGGCCTCGCAGCGGGAGTGGGCCGACTGGTTCGAGTCCTGGCCCGTTCCCTTCGCCACGCTCGCGGATGTCCGTAAGTGGTTCGGCGAGGACGATCCGTGGGTGGAGCGGCCGAACCCGTCCCGGGGGGAGTTCTACGCCGAGGTCATGCACGAGTCTCCGGACGGGTGGCGGCCGGTGTTCGAGCCTGAGCAGATGCTGAAGTCGCGGGAGACGTGGGTGTACGACGCGCACTGGGAGGAACTGGCTCAGGTGCAGTGTCCTGCGCTGGTCGTTCGGGGGCTTGACGGGGAGTTGGGGCGGGCTGAGGCGCAGGAGATGGTGCGGGTGCTGCCGCGAGGGGAGTACGCGGAGGTTGCCGATGCCGGGCATCTGGTGCACTACGACCAGCCCGAGGCCTGGCGGGCGGCTATCGAGCCGTTTCTTGATGGGGTGCTGGTGTGA
- a CDS encoding transporter, with protein sequence MSDTTTPSSITPVVVRLKLSLLRNGLRQSGGRRAAYVASAVVALLFAALQLIGLISLRGNTHAVSVVVILVAVLGLGWAVMPVFFPTGDETLDPTRLVMLPLRPQPLVRALLAASLVGIGPLFTLVLLLGSVIAVAHGPAAYVTAALALPLSLLICVALARAVAAANIRLLTSRRGRDLAVLSGLVIAVGAQLVNFGVQRLGSTGLSQLDAPAEVLRWVPPASAIGAVDSVSKGSYGLATAQLALSVGALAACLLLWSRSLTKLMTAPDGSTLQSAEPAAKDRASTGGLARLLPSGRTGTVMERSLRYVWRDPKTKAAWVTSLAIGLIVPVFNALQGTGSVYFACFAAGMLGIQMYNQFGQDTSAFWMVALTISTTRDAYVELRARALALLVITLPYAALVTVLTTALLGDWSRLPEVLGLSFALLGAMLATGAWTSARFPYSIPQGTHKNVAPGQAGLAWISIFGGMISAALLCAPVIVLTIWANVSADGDQWSWVLLPAGAGYGAALTYAGLRLAAPGTARRLPEILAAVSKG encoded by the coding sequence ATGAGCGACACCACGACACCCTCTTCGATCACCCCTGTCGTCGTACGGCTGAAGCTGTCCCTGCTCCGCAACGGTCTACGGCAGTCCGGTGGCCGGCGGGCCGCGTACGTCGCGTCGGCGGTCGTGGCGCTGCTGTTCGCCGCGCTCCAGTTGATCGGGCTGATCTCGCTGCGCGGGAACACGCACGCGGTGTCCGTCGTCGTCATCCTGGTCGCGGTGCTGGGGCTGGGCTGGGCGGTGATGCCGGTGTTCTTCCCGACCGGCGACGAGACCCTCGACCCAACTCGCCTGGTGATGCTGCCACTTCGGCCCCAACCCTTGGTACGAGCGCTGCTGGCGGCCTCACTGGTCGGCATCGGTCCGCTGTTCACGCTGGTACTGCTGCTGGGCTCCGTGATCGCGGTGGCGCACGGGCCCGCCGCGTACGTCACGGCGGCCCTGGCGCTCCCACTCTCCCTGCTGATCTGCGTGGCCCTCGCGCGGGCGGTCGCCGCGGCCAACATCCGCCTGCTGACCAGCCGCAGGGGCCGGGACCTGGCGGTGCTGAGCGGACTGGTGATCGCGGTCGGCGCGCAGTTGGTCAACTTCGGTGTGCAGCGCCTGGGTTCGACCGGACTGTCCCAACTCGACGCGCCGGCAGAGGTGTTGCGCTGGGTGCCGCCCGCGTCGGCGATCGGCGCGGTGGACTCGGTGAGCAAGGGCTCGTACGGCCTGGCGACCGCCCAACTGGCCCTGTCCGTGGGAGCTTTGGCAGCCTGCCTGCTCCTCTGGTCACGCAGCCTGACCAAGTTGATGACGGCACCGGACGGCTCGACGCTCCAGTCCGCGGAACCGGCGGCGAAGGACCGGGCATCCACCGGCGGCCTGGCCCGCCTCCTCCCGTCCGGCCGCACGGGGACCGTCATGGAACGCAGCCTGCGGTACGTGTGGCGCGACCCCAAGACCAAGGCGGCCTGGGTGACTTCGCTGGCGATCGGGCTGATCGTGCCGGTGTTCAACGCGTTGCAGGGCACGGGCTCGGTGTACTTCGCGTGCTTCGCGGCCGGGATGCTCGGCATCCAGATGTACAACCAGTTCGGTCAGGACACGTCCGCGTTCTGGATGGTCGCGCTGACGATCTCCACGACGCGGGACGCCTACGTCGAACTCCGGGCCCGCGCCCTGGCGTTGCTGGTGATCACCCTGCCGTACGCGGCCCTCGTGACCGTCCTGACGACAGCGCTGCTCGGCGACTGGTCCCGGCTCCCGGAGGTCCTCGGCCTCTCCTTCGCCCTCCTCGGCGCGATGCTCGCGACCGGCGCCTGGACCTCGGCCCGCTTCCCCTACTCCATCCCTCAGGGCACCCACAAGAACGTCGCCCCCGGCCAGGCCGGCCTGGCCTGGATCTCCATCTTCGGCGGCATGATCTCCGCGGCCCTCCTCTGCGCCCCCGTCATCGTCCTCACCATCTGGGCGAACGTCAGCGCGGACGGCGACCAGTGGAGCTGGGTGCTGTTGCCGGCCGGGGCGGGTTACGGAGCGGCGCTGACGTACGCGGGCCTACGCCTGGCGGCACCGGGAACGGCAAGGCGCCTGCCGGAGATCCTGGCGGCGGTGAGCAAGGGGTGA
- a CDS encoding ABC transporter ATP-binding protein — MTSAVSVRGLWKRFGQQVAVAGIDLELPAGKFIGLVGPNGAGKTTTLSMVTGLLRPDQGSVSVVGHDVWADPVAVKARIGVLPEGLRLFERLSGRELLGYSGRLRGLPGAEVDKRATQLLDVLDLAGAQHKLVVDYSTGMRKKIGLAAALLHNPEVLFLDEPFEGVDPVSAQTIRGVLERYTASGATVVFSSHVMELVESLCDWVAVMAAGRIRAQGTLAEVRGESPTLQQAFLELVGAGARDHSSDLDWLGGGTR, encoded by the coding sequence ATGACGTCGGCTGTAAGTGTGCGTGGGCTCTGGAAGCGGTTTGGGCAGCAGGTTGCTGTTGCCGGGATCGATCTCGAACTGCCCGCGGGGAAGTTCATCGGGCTGGTCGGGCCCAATGGAGCCGGGAAGACCACGACCCTCTCCATGGTGACCGGGTTGTTGCGCCCCGATCAGGGGAGCGTCTCGGTCGTCGGGCACGACGTGTGGGCGGACCCCGTGGCCGTGAAGGCGCGGATCGGGGTGTTGCCGGAAGGGCTGCGGCTCTTCGAGCGGCTCTCGGGGCGTGAACTCCTCGGGTACAGCGGGCGGTTGCGGGGGCTGCCCGGTGCCGAGGTCGACAAGCGGGCCACGCAGCTTCTCGACGTGCTCGACCTGGCCGGGGCGCAGCACAAGCTCGTCGTCGACTACTCGACCGGTATGCGCAAGAAGATCGGGCTCGCCGCCGCTCTCCTCCACAACCCCGAAGTCCTGTTCCTGGACGAGCCGTTCGAGGGCGTCGACCCGGTCTCCGCGCAGACCATCCGGGGCGTCCTGGAGCGCTACACCGCCTCCGGCGCCACCGTCGTCTTCTCCTCCCACGTCATGGAACTCGTCGAGTCCCTCTGCGACTGGGTCGCCGTGATGGCCGCCGGCCGCATCCGCGCCCAGGGCACCCTCGCCGAGGTCCGCGGCGAATCCCCCACCCTCCAGCAGGCGTTCCTCGAACTCGTCGGCGCGGGCGCCCGCGACCACAGTTCCGACCTCGACTGGCTGGGCGGCGGCACCCGATGA
- a CDS encoding bifunctional DNA primase/polymerase gives MLGVEETIAGTEAAQIPKQRGESLLETAVRYAEERHWDVFPGTWLEAVDGVQHCSCGDPACAAPGAHPAREDWATQATGSATVARRMWQKQPAASILLPTGRTFDAISVPESSGFLALARMERMELTLGPVTLTPARRMEFFVLPGASVKVPDLVRRIGWAPASLDLVVLGEGGYVAAPPTRFGSRGAVQWACRPTAANRWLPDAEELISPLAYACGRDR, from the coding sequence GTGTTGGGCGTGGAAGAGACGATCGCGGGCACCGAAGCCGCTCAGATTCCGAAGCAGCGCGGGGAATCGCTGCTGGAGACAGCCGTACGCTACGCCGAGGAGCGCCACTGGGACGTCTTCCCCGGCACCTGGCTGGAAGCCGTCGACGGGGTGCAGCACTGCTCCTGCGGCGACCCCGCGTGCGCCGCACCCGGCGCACACCCGGCGCGTGAGGACTGGGCGACGCAGGCGACGGGCAGTGCGACGGTCGCGCGGCGGATGTGGCAGAAGCAGCCGGCGGCTTCGATTCTGTTGCCCACGGGGCGGACGTTCGACGCGATTTCCGTCCCGGAGAGTTCGGGGTTCCTCGCGCTGGCCCGGATGGAGCGCATGGAGTTGACGCTGGGGCCTGTGACGTTGACGCCGGCGCGGCGGATGGAGTTCTTCGTGCTGCCGGGGGCTTCGGTGAAGGTGCCGGATCTGGTGCGGAGGATCGGGTGGGCGCCGGCTTCCCTTGATCTTGTGGTGCTGGGTGAGGGTGGGTATGTGGCCGCGCCGCCCACGCGGTTCGGGTCTCGGGGGGCTGTGCAGTGGGCTTGTCGGCCTACCGCTGCGAACCGTTGGCTTCCGGATGCGGAGGAGTTGATCTCGCCGCTCGCCTATGCGTGTGGGCGGGATCGGTAG
- a CDS encoding transcriptional regulator encodes MAARPLVARQPNERLQALIQEAGCSNAGLARRVNMCGAEHGLDLRYDKTSVARWLRGQQPRGRAPAIIAEALGRKLGRTVTIDEIGMANGKNLASGVGLQFSPTVLGAIEQVCELWRSDVGRRDFLSGSSVAASALVEPSRDWLISSPDSQVARAAGPRVGQSDVAAVRAMTQALSELDHQYGSGHVRPVVVHYLNSVVSGLLAGSYREAVGRELFAAVARLTELAGYMAVDTGQPGLAQRYYIQALRLAQAAGDRGYGGYVLAASMSHLAAQLGNPREIAQLARAAQEGARGRVTPRAEAMFYAAEARGHALMGDARSAQLASGRAVSALDAADPSTGDDPAWIAHFDEAYLADELAHCHRDLGQAEAAARSAQESLDGHPESRARRRAIGYVLLASAQVQQREIEQACNTGLKAVELLGSLRSNRGAEYLEDFQQRLEPYRDEPVVREFGARMELQAAA; translated from the coding sequence ATGGCCGCAAGGCCACTTGTCGCGCGGCAGCCGAACGAACGGCTGCAGGCGCTCATCCAGGAGGCGGGGTGCTCGAACGCCGGGCTGGCCCGTCGGGTCAACATGTGCGGCGCCGAGCACGGTCTCGACCTGCGCTACGACAAGACGTCCGTGGCCCGTTGGCTGCGGGGGCAGCAGCCGCGCGGGCGGGCCCCGGCGATCATCGCCGAGGCGCTGGGCCGCAAGCTGGGCCGTACGGTCACGATCGACGAGATCGGCATGGCCAACGGCAAGAACCTCGCGTCGGGCGTGGGTCTTCAGTTCTCGCCGACCGTCCTCGGGGCCATCGAGCAGGTGTGTGAGCTGTGGCGCAGTGACGTGGGGCGCCGGGACTTCCTGTCCGGTTCGTCGGTCGCCGCGTCCGCGCTGGTCGAGCCGAGCCGTGACTGGCTGATCTCCTCGCCGGACTCGCAGGTCGCCCGCGCGGCGGGGCCGAGGGTGGGCCAGTCCGACGTGGCGGCCGTGCGCGCGATGACCCAGGCGCTGAGCGAGCTGGACCATCAGTACGGCAGCGGGCATGTGCGCCCGGTCGTCGTGCACTACCTCAACAGCGTCGTCTCCGGGCTGCTCGCGGGGTCGTACCGGGAGGCCGTGGGGCGTGAACTCTTCGCCGCCGTCGCCCGGTTGACGGAACTCGCCGGCTACATGGCCGTGGACACGGGTCAACCCGGTCTGGCGCAGCGGTACTACATCCAGGCGCTGCGCCTCGCGCAGGCGGCGGGGGACCGGGGCTACGGCGGGTATGTGCTCGCCGCGTCCATGAGTCACCTCGCCGCGCAGCTCGGAAACCCGCGTGAGATCGCCCAGTTGGCGCGGGCGGCGCAGGAGGGGGCGCGTGGGCGCGTGACCCCGCGGGCCGAGGCGATGTTCTACGCGGCGGAGGCGCGCGGGCACGCCCTGATGGGGGACGCGCGGTCGGCGCAGCTCGCGTCGGGGCGCGCGGTGAGCGCGCTGGACGCGGCGGATCCGTCGACCGGGGACGACCCGGCGTGGATCGCGCACTTCGACGAGGCCTATCTGGCCGACGAGTTGGCGCACTGCCACCGCGACCTGGGCCAGGCCGAGGCGGCGGCCCGGTCCGCGCAGGAGTCCCTGGACGGGCACCCGGAGTCGCGGGCGCGCCGCCGGGCCATCGGGTACGTCCTCCTCGCGAGCGCGCAGGTGCAGCAGCGCGAGATCGAGCAGGCCTGCAACACGGGCCTGAAAGCGGTGGAGTTGCTCGGCTCGCTGCGGTCCAACCGGGGCGCCGAGTACCTGGAGGACTTCCAGCAGCGCCTGGAGCCGTACCGGGACGAGCCGGTGGTGAGGGAGTTCGGGGCGCGGATGGAGTTGCAGGCCGCCGCGTGA
- a CDS encoding ABC transporter substrate-binding protein — MTGRRRNRSTFLPTLTRPVRATVLSAVALGACASLVAGCGVVRGVTGDSGDGSITVMTWAPWDTGATNKPGMPAMATAYAKWINKHGGINGRKLKVLTCNDHNSSVAAAKCARQAVQENVVAVVGSYSEFSDSYFAPLEGAGIPYIGGYGVTTAEFTRALSYPVNGGQPALLAGLGKELGPACGPVTLVRPDSIAGDDLPPLLNAGLAAGGHAAATDQLAADDATEYASQSTRALKSASGGSGKEGCVVPSLGDHTDTFMDSFRRDRQDYPAVHAATVLGSVDQTEINSTGGQSGPYEGSYITGWYPVASDARWDPMKKAVNEVAFGDNRIDPADAGVQTTWIAYTAFKTVVNSLGSGDITADTVRRALDDGVKVSTGGLTPTLQWSPRDDNLASVGLARLVNANVTLQVVRKGVLVSAKKGFFDMTRTLDSADLD, encoded by the coding sequence ATGACAGGCAGGCGACGCAACCGCAGCACCTTCCTCCCCACCCTCACCCGGCCCGTCAGAGCGACCGTCCTGTCGGCGGTGGCCCTGGGGGCATGCGCGTCGCTCGTGGCCGGCTGCGGGGTCGTCCGCGGCGTCACGGGGGACTCCGGGGACGGCTCGATCACCGTCATGACCTGGGCGCCGTGGGACACCGGCGCGACCAACAAGCCGGGCATGCCCGCGATGGCGACGGCGTACGCGAAGTGGATCAACAAGCACGGCGGGATCAACGGCCGCAAGCTCAAGGTCCTGACCTGCAACGACCACAACAGCAGCGTGGCCGCCGCGAAGTGCGCCCGGCAGGCCGTGCAGGAGAACGTCGTCGCGGTCGTCGGTTCCTACAGCGAGTTCAGCGACTCGTACTTCGCCCCGCTGGAGGGCGCCGGCATCCCGTACATAGGCGGCTACGGCGTGACGACCGCGGAGTTCACCCGCGCCCTGTCCTACCCCGTCAACGGCGGCCAGCCCGCGCTCCTGGCGGGCCTCGGCAAGGAACTCGGCCCGGCGTGCGGCCCGGTCACCCTCGTACGGCCCGACTCCATCGCCGGCGACGACCTGCCCCCGCTGCTGAACGCCGGGCTCGCGGCGGGCGGCCACGCGGCGGCGACCGACCAGCTCGCGGCCGACGACGCCACCGAGTACGCCAGCCAGTCGACACGCGCCCTGAAGAGCGCGAGCGGCGGCTCGGGCAAGGAGGGCTGCGTGGTGCCCTCGCTCGGGGACCACACCGACACCTTCATGGACTCCTTCCGGCGCGACCGCCAGGACTATCCCGCGGTGCACGCCGCGACCGTGCTCGGCAGCGTCGACCAGACCGAGATCAACTCCACGGGCGGCCAGTCCGGGCCGTACGAGGGGTCGTACATCACGGGCTGGTACCCGGTCGCGAGCGACGCGCGCTGGGACCCGATGAAGAAGGCCGTCAACGAGGTGGCCTTCGGCGACAACCGCATCGACCCCGCGGACGCGGGGGTGCAGACCACCTGGATCGCGTACACCGCGTTCAAGACCGTCGTGAACTCGCTCGGCAGCGGCGACATCACCGCCGACACCGTACGGCGCGCCCTCGACGACGGCGTGAAGGTGAGCACGGGCGGACTCACGCCGACGCTTCAGTGGAGCCCCCGCGACGACAACCTCGCCTCGGTCGGCCTGGCCCGGCTGGTGAACGCGAACGTGACCCTTCAGGTCGTACGGAAGGGCGTTCTGGTGTCCGCGAAGAAGGGCTTCTTCGATATGACGAGGACGCTGGACAGCGCGGACCTCGACTGA
- a CDS encoding SCO4402 family protein, whose amino-acid sequence MTVQGSENSSRRPRRSSTMGGMPLNDMPWWRWRSNVRSALHMLSDPAFQQNVWLAGVDGYGDVTDAVYRLVEDTWLDNWSAEKYVGTIFRDSQEAALVDTAVLRVLRIMHQVGPDAHVSVYVDHEAWPDAVRAARDAHVRMAVSDGDDPDTPPRTLEVLQIITRSA is encoded by the coding sequence ATGACCGTGCAAGGTTCGGAGAACTCTTCCCGTCGCCCCCGTCGCTCCTCCACCATGGGCGGCATGCCACTGAACGACATGCCCTGGTGGCGCTGGCGCAGCAACGTGCGTTCCGCGCTGCACATGCTCTCCGATCCGGCGTTCCAGCAGAACGTCTGGCTGGCCGGTGTCGACGGGTACGGGGACGTCACCGACGCCGTCTACCGCCTCGTCGAGGACACCTGGCTCGACAACTGGTCCGCCGAGAAGTACGTCGGCACGATCTTCCGCGACTCCCAGGAGGCGGCCCTCGTGGACACCGCCGTCCTGCGCGTCCTGCGGATCATGCACCAGGTCGGCCCGGACGCCCATGTCTCCGTGTACGTCGACCACGAGGCGTGGCCGGACGCGGTACGGGCGGCGCGGGACGCGCATGTCCGGATGGCGGTGAGCGACGGGGACGATCCGGATACGCCGCCGCGGACGCTTGAGGTGTTGCAGATCATCACGCGGTCCGCGTAG